From the Clavibacter phaseoli genome, one window contains:
- a CDS encoding Fe-S oxidoreductase yields MIRAGIGAAAGAVRGVLLDSAVSRAGSGVATGVGLAIGLPLSTGEVRRHGDLIVLTGLPAWAFGRGGTCVGRVYLTRDNAGPAVLEHEAVHVVQWRRYGLLMPLLYWWAGRDPLRNRFEVEAGLEKGGYR; encoded by the coding sequence GTGATCCGGGCCGGCATCGGCGCCGCGGCGGGAGCCGTCCGCGGCGTCCTGCTGGACTCCGCCGTCTCGCGCGCCGGCAGCGGCGTCGCCACCGGCGTCGGCCTCGCGATCGGCCTGCCGCTCAGCACGGGCGAGGTCCGCCGCCACGGCGACCTCATCGTCCTGACCGGTCTGCCCGCCTGGGCCTTCGGGCGCGGCGGCACGTGCGTCGGCCGCGTCTACCTCACGCGTGACAACGCCGGACCCGCGGTGCTGGAGCACGAGGCCGTGCACGTCGTGCAGTGGCGCCGGTACGGACTGCTGATGCCGCTGCTCTACTGGTGGGCGGGGCGGGATCCGCTGCGCAACCGGTTCGAGGTCGAGGCCGGCCTCGAGAAGGGCGGCTACCGGTGA
- a CDS encoding crotonase/enoyl-CoA hydratase family protein: MSDDARTASTAAQPADGAPRVRVERRGRLLLIGLDRPAKRNAADMRMLRELASAYGLLDRDPELRVGVVHAVGDHFTGGLDLADVAPHIGRGPGGGLDAVPADGVDPWRMADQGTGKPVVLAVQGTCLTLGIELALASDVVVAAAGTRFGQIEVARGILPFGGATLRFPAVAGWGDAMRWILTGDPFDAEEARRMRIVQLVVPDGEQLQAAIAIAERIAAQAPLAVQATLRNARAAVRDGHGAAAAALPAELVRLAGSEDAARGMRAAATRRPAEFVGR, from the coding sequence GTGAGCGACGACGCCCGCACCGCATCCACCGCTGCCCAGCCGGCCGACGGCGCGCCCCGCGTGCGCGTCGAGCGTCGCGGCCGCCTGCTGCTCATCGGCCTCGACCGGCCCGCCAAGCGCAACGCCGCCGACATGCGCATGCTCCGCGAGCTCGCGAGCGCGTACGGGCTGCTCGACCGCGACCCGGAGCTGCGGGTGGGCGTCGTGCACGCGGTCGGCGACCACTTCACGGGCGGGCTCGACCTCGCGGACGTGGCCCCGCACATCGGCCGGGGTCCGGGCGGCGGCCTCGACGCGGTGCCCGCCGACGGCGTCGACCCGTGGCGCATGGCGGACCAGGGCACCGGCAAGCCCGTCGTCCTGGCGGTGCAGGGCACGTGCCTCACGCTCGGCATCGAGCTGGCCCTCGCGAGCGACGTCGTGGTGGCGGCCGCCGGCACGCGGTTCGGGCAGATCGAGGTCGCGCGCGGGATCCTCCCGTTCGGCGGCGCGACCCTCCGCTTCCCCGCGGTCGCGGGCTGGGGCGACGCCATGCGCTGGATCCTCACGGGCGATCCGTTCGACGCGGAGGAGGCACGGCGGATGCGCATCGTGCAGCTCGTGGTGCCGGACGGCGAGCAGCTGCAGGCCGCCATCGCCATCGCCGAGCGCATCGCCGCGCAGGCGCCGCTCGCCGTGCAGGCGACCCTCCGCAACGCCCGCGCCGCCGTCCGCGACGGGCACGGGGCGGCGGCCGCCGCGCTCCCCGCCGAGCTCGTGCGGCTCGCGGGATCCGAGGACGCGGCGCGCGGCATGCGGGCCGCGGCGACCAGGCGTCCCGCGGAGTTCGTCGGCCGCTGA
- a CDS encoding gamma-glutamyl-gamma-aminobutyrate hydrolase family protein, with amino-acid sequence MPTPLRRLAVVQVTRSRPEAAAYNTLVQGLNARVAEVADEAGWLVENIAAEDEGVESLLARTREADAVVIMGGEDVAPRFYGGPAEYEGRSTHREVADAGQIALVRRAVAEGTPLLGICRGAQIVNVALGGTLQQHIEGVGEHRNDATEITAVMRDHDVRVAAGSRLARVLGSTDVVVRSAHHQAVDRPGTGLRVVAVAPDGVPEAVEHESAPVIGVQWHPEDPGAARDQLPALLDALAEACALREPADAARTAAA; translated from the coding sequence ATGCCCACCCCCCTCCGCCGCCTCGCCGTCGTGCAGGTGACCCGCTCCCGCCCCGAGGCCGCCGCGTACAACACGCTCGTGCAAGGCCTCAACGCGCGCGTCGCCGAGGTCGCCGACGAGGCCGGCTGGCTGGTCGAGAACATCGCCGCGGAGGACGAGGGCGTCGAGTCGCTGCTCGCCCGCACGCGCGAGGCGGACGCCGTCGTCATCATGGGCGGCGAGGACGTCGCCCCGCGCTTCTACGGCGGGCCCGCCGAGTACGAGGGGCGCTCGACGCACCGCGAGGTCGCCGACGCCGGGCAGATCGCGCTCGTCCGCCGCGCGGTCGCCGAGGGCACGCCGCTGCTCGGCATCTGCCGCGGCGCCCAGATCGTCAACGTCGCGCTCGGCGGCACCCTGCAGCAGCACATCGAGGGCGTGGGGGAGCACCGCAACGACGCGACGGAGATCACGGCCGTCATGCGCGACCACGACGTGCGCGTCGCTGCCGGCAGCCGGCTCGCGCGCGTGCTCGGATCCACCGACGTCGTCGTGCGGAGCGCCCACCACCAGGCGGTCGACCGGCCAGGGACGGGGCTCCGCGTCGTCGCGGTCGCGCCCGACGGCGTGCCGGAGGCGGTCGAGCACGAGAGCGCGCCCGTCATCGGCGTGCAGTGGCACCCGGAGGACCCGGGCGCCGCGCGCGACCAGCTCCCGGCGCTGCTCGACGCGCTCGCCGAGGCCTGCGCGCTGCGCGAGCCCGCTGACGCCGCGCGCACCGCGGCCGCCTGA
- a CDS encoding antitoxin, with the protein MKLSRIAAAATGFLRTSKGQDVGRTAIDKVSGIADKATGSKHADKIQKARQAADDQLRKLGPDGGRGGQGPVPPATPPRR; encoded by the coding sequence GTGAAGCTGTCCCGCATCGCCGCCGCCGCCACCGGCTTCCTGCGCACGTCGAAGGGCCAGGACGTCGGCCGCACCGCCATCGACAAGGTGTCCGGCATCGCCGACAAGGCCACCGGCAGCAAGCACGCGGACAAGATCCAGAAGGCGCGCCAGGCCGCCGACGACCAGCTCCGCAAGCTCGGCCCCGACGGCGGCCGCGGCGGCCAGGGTCCCGTCCCGCCCGCGACGCCGCCCCGCCGCTGA
- a CDS encoding dihydrolipoyl dehydrogenase family protein has protein sequence MTSYDLIVIGAGPVGENVADRAKQGGLSVLVVESELVGGECSYWACMPSKALLRSGSALRAARAVAGSKEAATGDLDVAAVLRRRDSFTSSWDDQGQASWLDGIGIDLARGHGRISGPRRVSVTAPDGSVTEHEATHAVAVSTGTAALLPDIPGLAEAQPWTSREATSVEVVPTSIVVIGGGVVAAEMATAYASLGSAVTIVARSGLLTGQEPFAGELVGDSLKEMGVDVRLGASPSRVTRDGDEVLVELSDGSSVTAAEVLVATGRTPRTEDLGLDTVGLEPGAYLDVDDTMLVTGEVNAETPWLYAVGDVNHRALLTHQGKYQARAAGEVIAARATGGTVDDAPWGVHVATADHRAVPQVTFTDPEVASVGLTAKAADDAGIRTRVVDYDLGSVAGSSLHADGYTGKARMVVDEDRGVVVGVTFVGQDVAELLHSATIAVVGEVPLTRLWHAVPSYPTISEVWLRLLETYGRPTA, from the coding sequence ATGACCTCCTACGACCTCATCGTCATCGGTGCCGGCCCCGTCGGCGAGAACGTGGCCGACCGCGCGAAGCAGGGCGGGCTCTCCGTGCTCGTCGTCGAGTCCGAGCTCGTGGGAGGCGAGTGCTCCTACTGGGCCTGCATGCCCAGCAAGGCGCTGCTCCGCTCGGGCAGCGCCCTCCGCGCGGCGCGCGCCGTCGCCGGCTCGAAGGAGGCCGCCACGGGCGACCTCGACGTCGCCGCGGTGCTGAGGCGCCGCGACTCCTTCACCAGCTCCTGGGATGACCAGGGCCAGGCGAGCTGGCTCGACGGCATCGGCATCGACCTCGCGCGCGGTCACGGCCGCATCTCCGGGCCGCGCCGCGTCTCGGTCACCGCGCCCGACGGATCCGTCACCGAGCACGAGGCGACCCACGCGGTCGCCGTCTCCACCGGCACCGCCGCGCTCCTCCCCGACATCCCCGGGCTCGCCGAGGCGCAGCCCTGGACGAGCCGCGAGGCCACCAGCGTGGAGGTCGTGCCGACCTCCATCGTCGTCATCGGCGGCGGCGTGGTCGCGGCCGAGATGGCCACCGCCTACGCGTCGCTCGGCAGCGCCGTCACCATCGTCGCCCGCAGCGGCCTGCTCACCGGGCAGGAGCCCTTCGCGGGCGAGCTCGTCGGTGACAGCCTGAAGGAGATGGGCGTCGACGTGCGCCTCGGCGCCTCGCCCTCCCGCGTCACGCGCGACGGCGACGAGGTGCTCGTGGAGCTCTCCGACGGATCCTCCGTCACGGCCGCCGAGGTGCTCGTCGCCACCGGCCGCACCCCGCGCACCGAGGACCTGGGCCTCGACACCGTGGGCCTCGAGCCCGGCGCGTACCTCGACGTCGACGACACGATGCTCGTCACGGGCGAGGTCAACGCGGAGACGCCGTGGCTGTACGCCGTCGGCGACGTCAACCACCGCGCGCTCCTCACCCACCAGGGCAAGTACCAGGCACGCGCCGCCGGCGAGGTCATCGCCGCGCGCGCGACCGGCGGCACCGTCGACGACGCGCCCTGGGGCGTCCACGTCGCGACCGCCGACCACCGCGCCGTCCCGCAGGTCACGTTCACCGACCCGGAGGTCGCGAGCGTCGGCCTCACCGCGAAGGCGGCGGACGACGCCGGGATCCGCACGCGCGTCGTCGACTACGACCTCGGATCCGTCGCGGGCTCGAGCCTGCACGCCGACGGCTACACGGGGAAGGCGCGCATGGTCGTCGACGAGGACCGCGGCGTCGTCGTCGGCGTCACCTTCGTCGGGCAGGACGTCGCCGAGCTGCTGCACTCCGCGACCATCGCGGTCGTCGGCGAGGTGCCGCTCACGCGCCTCTGGCACGCGGTGCCCTCGTACCCCACCATCAGCGAGGTGTGGCTGCGCCTGCTCGAGACGTACGGGCGGCCGACCGCGTGA
- a CDS encoding arginase family protein yields the protein MPASFVVVPQWQGSGSSRAMRLADGAEAIRGDLPSSATHVVDVPVEAGESLGTGVLRYASLLAVRTRQEAALQAASASGASPVVTVGGDCGVEIASIGHAAAAHPGLAVVWLDAHADLNSPASSPSGAFHGMVLRAVIGEGVDGLELPAGAVTADRVVLAGVRALDDAESDLVESRGIALVGADAVDPEALVEAVRATGATDVYVHVDLDVLDPGGMSGVGQPEPFGLDVHAVTESIKALRRSFRLAGAGITEFAPSSPAAAVDDMGTILRIIGALTGPV from the coding sequence GTGCCCGCCTCCTTCGTCGTCGTCCCCCAATGGCAGGGCTCGGGCTCGTCCCGCGCCATGAGGCTCGCGGACGGCGCCGAGGCCATCCGCGGCGACCTGCCGTCGTCCGCCACGCACGTCGTCGACGTGCCCGTCGAGGCCGGCGAGTCGCTCGGCACCGGCGTCCTCCGCTACGCGTCGCTGCTCGCGGTGCGCACGCGCCAGGAGGCCGCCCTGCAGGCGGCGTCGGCGTCCGGTGCGTCCCCGGTCGTCACCGTCGGCGGCGACTGCGGCGTGGAGATCGCGTCCATCGGGCACGCGGCCGCCGCGCATCCCGGCCTCGCGGTCGTGTGGCTCGACGCCCACGCCGACCTCAACTCCCCCGCCTCCTCCCCGAGCGGCGCCTTCCACGGCATGGTGCTGCGCGCCGTCATCGGCGAGGGCGTCGACGGGCTGGAGCTCCCCGCGGGCGCCGTCACCGCCGACCGCGTCGTGCTGGCGGGCGTGCGCGCCCTCGACGACGCCGAGTCCGACCTCGTGGAGTCGCGCGGCATCGCGCTCGTCGGCGCCGACGCGGTCGACCCGGAGGCGCTCGTCGAGGCCGTGCGAGCGACCGGCGCCACCGACGTGTACGTCCACGTCGACCTCGACGTGCTCGACCCGGGCGGGATGTCCGGCGTCGGCCAACCGGAGCCGTTCGGGCTCGACGTCCACGCCGTCACCGAGTCGATCAAGGCGCTCCGCCGGTCGTTCCGGCTCGCGGGCGCCGGGATCACCGAGTTCGCGCCCTCGTCCCCCGCGGCGGCCGTGGACGACATGGGCACCATCCTGCGGATCATCGGGGCGCTGACCGGGCCGGTCTGA
- a CDS encoding PspA/IM30 family protein has translation MSKQSILGRIAQLAKANINNLIDQAEDPQLMLDQMVRDYTESIREAESAVAQTIGNLRMIEDDHREDVQAAGDWGRKALAASQKADEYRNAGNTPNADKFDALARVALQRQMQSESEAKGAEPTIASQTEVVEKLKQGLDTMRGKLQQLSSKRDELNARQKTVQAQSQVQDAMKSIDIMDPTSEVSRFEQKIRREEARVRGAEELQASSLDAQFEELEDLGELTEVEARLAALKSGGSAPKQVTSGE, from the coding sequence ATGTCCAAGCAGTCCATCCTCGGCCGCATCGCCCAGCTCGCGAAGGCCAACATCAACAACCTCATCGACCAGGCCGAGGACCCGCAGCTCATGCTGGACCAGATGGTCCGCGACTACACGGAGAGCATCCGCGAGGCCGAGAGCGCCGTCGCCCAGACCATCGGCAACCTCCGGATGATCGAGGACGACCACCGCGAGGACGTCCAGGCCGCGGGCGACTGGGGTCGGAAGGCCCTCGCCGCGAGCCAGAAGGCGGACGAGTACCGGAACGCCGGCAACACCCCGAACGCCGACAAGTTCGACGCGCTCGCCCGCGTCGCGCTGCAGCGCCAGATGCAGTCGGAGAGCGAGGCGAAGGGCGCCGAGCCCACCATCGCGTCGCAGACCGAGGTCGTCGAGAAGCTCAAGCAGGGCCTCGACACCATGCGCGGCAAGCTCCAGCAGCTGTCGTCGAAGCGCGACGAGCTGAACGCCCGCCAGAAGACGGTGCAGGCGCAGTCGCAGGTGCAGGACGCGATGAAGAGCATCGACATCATGGACCCGACCAGCGAGGTCAGCCGCTTCGAGCAGAAGATCCGCCGCGAGGAGGCCCGCGTCCGCGGCGCCGAGGAGCTGCAGGCGTCCAGCCTCGACGCGCAGTTCGAGGAGCTCGAGGACCTCGGCGAGCTGACCGAGGTGGAGGCGCGCCTCGCCGCGCTGAAGTCCGGCGGATCCGCGCCGAAGCAGGTCACGTCCGGCGAGTAG
- a CDS encoding TPM domain-containing protein, producing MPRSARLIGAALALGLAGAMVPTAAQATEPVDFGGATILDPVDAVTSAQEQEIQQAIDQLQADTGITLHVAYVDTFTDPADFAAWGQATNTANGFGSTDSLLAVAVEGREISFGAPSALSESARDQLVENAITPELQSGDWAGAAVAAAQGIESQTQTGSGTGTGTGTGSTPSTDSGSGVDFGLVLLYVLGAILLAAVATTLVGRRKKKKAVAAKRQAALAEMRTAEQRAGSMLVQLDDALETSEQEVGFAEAEFGSGAVGPYREVLVSAGGKVREAFALKQKLDDTIEDTDEERRTWAARIVDLCEEARGELDAQAASFEELRALEKNAPQTLAAIVTDAETLKSRIDRTQEAVDLLGRRYAGPSMTTVTGNVDQARSLLSFATDTAQEAAEAIRAGDRTSTGEIAVKVRAAQQAVGQAGKLLDGVDRVSSDLEHASTRVQEEIADVRSDIQDARAAQRGGRMPELARLVEAAEQAIADAKPLQGRLADPLTSVTLLQEAEARLDEALAPVREQQEQVQRAIGYLPRALSTAESQVATARDFISTRRGGVGEEARTRLAHAQRALDDAHEAAPRDPVRAVAASQAATSYAAQAIEAAQRDLDQGGGYGGGMMGGRGGGDAFGGAIMGGIIGGLLSGGGGGGWSGGGGGGGFGGGGFGGGGGGFGGGGFGGGGGGGFGGGSF from the coding sequence ATGCCGCGGTCCGCGAGATTGATCGGGGCCGCGCTCGCGCTCGGCCTGGCCGGGGCCATGGTGCCGACCGCCGCGCAGGCGACGGAGCCGGTCGACTTCGGCGGGGCGACGATCCTCGACCCGGTCGACGCGGTGACGTCCGCGCAGGAGCAGGAGATCCAGCAGGCGATCGACCAGCTGCAGGCGGACACGGGCATCACGCTGCACGTCGCCTACGTGGACACGTTCACGGATCCCGCGGACTTCGCGGCGTGGGGGCAGGCCACCAACACGGCCAACGGCTTCGGCAGCACGGACTCCCTGCTGGCTGTAGCCGTCGAGGGGCGGGAGATCTCGTTCGGGGCGCCCTCGGCTCTCTCGGAGTCGGCCCGCGACCAGCTCGTGGAGAACGCCATCACGCCCGAGCTCCAGTCCGGCGACTGGGCCGGCGCCGCCGTGGCCGCCGCGCAGGGGATCGAGTCGCAGACGCAGACCGGCTCCGGCACGGGGACGGGCACCGGCACGGGTTCCACGCCCTCCACGGACAGCGGATCCGGCGTCGACTTCGGCCTCGTCCTCCTCTACGTGCTCGGCGCGATCCTGCTGGCCGCCGTCGCGACGACCCTCGTCGGCCGCCGCAAGAAGAAGAAGGCCGTCGCGGCGAAGCGCCAGGCCGCCCTCGCGGAGATGAGGACGGCCGAGCAGCGCGCCGGCAGCATGCTCGTGCAGCTCGACGACGCCCTCGAGACCAGCGAGCAGGAGGTCGGCTTCGCGGAGGCGGAGTTCGGATCCGGCGCGGTCGGCCCGTACAGGGAGGTGCTCGTGTCCGCCGGCGGCAAGGTCCGCGAGGCGTTCGCCCTCAAGCAGAAGCTCGACGACACGATCGAGGACACCGACGAGGAGCGGCGCACCTGGGCCGCCCGCATCGTGGACCTGTGCGAGGAGGCGCGCGGCGAGCTCGACGCGCAGGCCGCGTCGTTCGAGGAGCTGCGCGCGTTGGAGAAGAACGCCCCGCAGACCCTCGCCGCGATCGTCACCGACGCGGAGACGCTGAAGTCGCGCATCGACCGGACGCAGGAGGCGGTGGACCTCCTCGGCCGCCGCTACGCCGGCCCGTCGATGACGACCGTCACCGGCAACGTCGACCAGGCCCGCTCGCTCCTCTCCTTCGCGACCGACACCGCGCAGGAGGCCGCCGAGGCCATCCGCGCGGGCGACCGGACCTCGACGGGCGAGATCGCGGTCAAGGTCCGCGCGGCGCAGCAGGCGGTCGGCCAGGCCGGCAAGCTCCTCGACGGCGTCGACCGCGTGTCCTCCGACCTCGAGCACGCGTCCACGCGCGTGCAGGAGGAGATCGCCGACGTCCGCAGCGACATCCAGGACGCCCGCGCCGCCCAGCGCGGCGGGCGCATGCCGGAGCTGGCCCGCCTGGTCGAGGCGGCCGAGCAGGCCATCGCCGACGCGAAGCCGCTGCAGGGCCGGCTGGCTGATCCGCTCACGAGCGTCACGCTGCTGCAGGAGGCGGAGGCCCGGCTCGACGAGGCGCTCGCGCCCGTGCGGGAGCAGCAGGAGCAGGTGCAGCGCGCCATCGGCTACCTGCCGCGGGCGCTCTCGACCGCCGAGAGCCAGGTGGCCACGGCGCGCGACTTCATCTCCACGCGTCGCGGCGGCGTCGGCGAGGAGGCGCGCACGCGCCTCGCCCACGCCCAGCGCGCGCTCGACGACGCCCACGAGGCCGCTCCGCGGGATCCCGTGCGCGCGGTCGCCGCGTCCCAGGCCGCGACCTCCTACGCGGCGCAGGCCATCGAGGCCGCGCAGCGCGACCTCGACCAGGGCGGCGGATACGGCGGCGGCATGATGGGCGGCCGCGGCGGCGGGGACGCCTTCGGCGGCGCGATCATGGGCGGCATCATCGGCGGTCTGCTCAGCGGCGGCGGTGGCGGCGGTTGGAGCGGAGGCGGAGGCGGCGGCGGCTTCGGAGGCGGCGGCTTCGGAGGCGGTGGAGGCGGCTTCGGGGGTGGCGGCTTCGGAGGCGGCGGGGGCGGTGGCTTCGGAGGCGGCAGCTTCTAG
- a CDS encoding 2'-5' RNA ligase family protein — protein MADHAGETNRPHVTLLAADGLGGSADDAVRDIVASAPLPTLRLGGLVVFGVPPRGFVLARQVVVDRALLDLHARIHAAVDAAPADPDPDADPVAVVPHTRPGSWTPHVSLALRLTAEQLGSAVAALGRVDPLDAPAAGLRRWDPRDRTVTELA, from the coding sequence CTGGCCGACCACGCCGGGGAGACCAACCGGCCGCACGTGACGCTGCTGGCGGCCGACGGCCTCGGCGGATCCGCGGACGACGCCGTGCGCGACATCGTCGCCTCCGCTCCCCTGCCGACGCTCCGGCTCGGCGGGCTCGTCGTGTTCGGCGTCCCGCCGCGCGGCTTCGTTCTCGCGCGGCAGGTCGTCGTGGACCGGGCCCTGCTCGACCTGCACGCGCGGATCCACGCGGCCGTCGACGCGGCGCCCGCCGACCCGGACCCGGATGCGGACCCCGTCGCGGTCGTCCCGCACACCCGCCCCGGCTCGTGGACCCCGCACGTCTCGCTCGCGCTCCGGCTCACCGCCGAGCAGCTCGGCTCCGCCGTGGCGGCGCTCGGCCGCGTCGACCCGCTCGACGCCCCGGCCGCGGGCCTCCGCCGCTGGGATCCGCGCGACCGCACCGTGACGGAGCTGGCGTGA
- a CDS encoding NADPH-dependent F420 reductase produces the protein MTNIGIIGAGLIGSQLARLFTSTGHDVVIANSRGPETLTDLIDELGEHARAATVEEVAEAGEIVVVTIPLKNIDSVPVAPLAGKIVIDTDNYYPERDGHIAELDDETTTTAEMLQRHLPESKVVKAFNHIYAADLTEHGTPAGTPDRRALVIAGDDAQAKATVTSILDSFGYDAVDAGPLAEGWRIQRDTPGYGPRLDADGLRQALAEAKRYRDM, from the coding sequence ATGACCAACATCGGAATCATCGGCGCCGGACTCATCGGCAGCCAGCTCGCCCGCCTCTTCACCTCCACCGGCCACGACGTCGTCATCGCGAACTCGCGCGGACCGGAGACCCTCACCGACCTGATCGACGAGCTCGGCGAGCACGCCCGCGCCGCCACGGTCGAGGAGGTCGCCGAGGCCGGCGAGATCGTCGTCGTCACCATCCCGCTGAAGAACATCGACAGCGTGCCGGTCGCGCCCCTCGCGGGCAAGATCGTCATCGACACCGACAACTACTACCCGGAGCGCGACGGACACATCGCCGAGCTCGACGACGAGACCACGACGACCGCGGAGATGCTCCAGCGGCACCTGCCCGAGTCGAAGGTCGTCAAGGCGTTCAACCACATCTACGCGGCCGACCTCACCGAGCACGGCACCCCCGCCGGCACGCCCGACCGCCGCGCCCTCGTGATCGCGGGCGACGACGCCCAGGCGAAGGCGACCGTCACGTCGATCCTCGACTCCTTCGGCTACGACGCCGTCGACGCGGGACCGCTCGCCGAGGGCTGGCGCATCCAGCGCGACACCCCCGGCTACGGCCCGAGGCTCGACGCCGACGGCCTCCGCCAGGCGCTCGCCGAGGCGAAGCGCTACCGCGACATGTAG
- a CDS encoding pyridoxine/pyridoxamine 5'-phosphate oxidase, translated as MADDDDSTPVRDLLKGAKPKPHDFPGLDPAHLPDDPIDLVIAWIRDAVAHDAAEPNAVVLATADADGRPSARTLLLKDVTPTVDDEPGALWFSSLADSPKGRDLEANPRAALVAYWRERGRQIRATGPVFHGDREVSERDFLARHPSSRAEVIAGDQSEPMPDDAERDARIARAREAVEEDPELVAESWRAYVLQPTVVEFWQATEDHGQLRIMYRSGPDGSWSHTLVWP; from the coding sequence ATGGCTGACGACGACGACTCCACCCCGGTCCGCGACCTCCTCAAGGGCGCGAAGCCGAAGCCCCACGACTTCCCCGGGCTCGACCCGGCCCATCTGCCGGATGACCCGATCGACCTCGTCATCGCGTGGATCCGCGACGCCGTCGCCCACGACGCGGCCGAGCCGAACGCGGTCGTCCTCGCGACGGCCGACGCGGACGGGCGCCCGAGCGCGCGGACGCTGCTGCTCAAGGACGTGACGCCCACGGTCGACGACGAGCCGGGCGCGCTCTGGTTCTCCTCGCTCGCCGACAGCCCCAAGGGGCGCGACCTCGAGGCCAACCCGCGCGCCGCGCTCGTCGCGTACTGGCGGGAGCGCGGGCGCCAGATCCGCGCCACCGGCCCCGTCTTCCACGGCGACCGCGAGGTGAGCGAGCGCGACTTCCTCGCCCGGCACCCGTCGTCGCGCGCCGAGGTCATCGCGGGCGACCAGAGCGAGCCGATGCCCGACGACGCCGAGCGCGACGCGCGGATCGCGCGGGCGCGCGAGGCCGTGGAGGAGGATCCGGAGCTCGTGGCCGAGTCGTGGCGCGCCTACGTGCTGCAGCCGACGGTCGTCGAGTTCTGGCAGGCGACCGAGGACCACGGGCAGCTGCGGATCATGTACCGGTCGGGGCCCGACGGATCCTGGTCGCACACGCTCGTCTGGCCCTGA